A window of the Cystobacter fuscus genome harbors these coding sequences:
- a CDS encoding type VI immunity family protein, whose protein sequence is MSHRLPRIRHYAATPGGEVLVQRDVVRLVLHLPFDHVDLSAGVNRALDMYLSSVGQGPEILSEWCDVEGEDDLFPLDAQGWDFIRSELSPPRGERFLDDVRDDERYVLRRVKKQFDRSVELSGGEGGLSGYGFFYWGRLPWRTPQADEVSLVSFSWPTEYMEARGSGKMRAEIEQLAALLPYASGHAGLAFYSSSVWGPVMKDIHEEALRYPGLDVTHGQRALGARVDGVHWLNFLGPEVLVQVGGAEALRSRLHAPTTTVTALEEERALVVLSPEPEAGDVSQGNTLPAWRELARVLEPWLLPFPHYLSWRDCPPDTARRWWRRFLD, encoded by the coding sequence ATGAGCCATCGCCTTCCCCGTATCCGCCATTACGCCGCAACGCCCGGTGGTGAAGTGCTCGTCCAGCGGGACGTGGTCCGGCTCGTGCTGCATTTGCCTTTTGATCACGTGGACCTCTCCGCAGGCGTGAACCGTGCGCTCGACATGTACTTGAGTAGCGTGGGGCAGGGGCCGGAGATTCTGTCCGAGTGGTGCGACGTGGAAGGCGAAGACGATCTATTTCCGCTCGATGCGCAGGGCTGGGATTTCATCCGCTCCGAGTTGTCCCCGCCCCGGGGTGAGCGGTTCCTGGATGATGTCCGCGATGATGAACGGTACGTGCTTCGGCGAGTGAAGAAGCAGTTCGATCGATCCGTGGAACTCTCGGGTGGAGAGGGGGGCCTGAGTGGCTACGGTTTCTTCTATTGGGGGCGGCTACCATGGCGCACTCCACAGGCGGACGAAGTCAGTCTGGTGAGTTTCTCGTGGCCCACCGAGTACATGGAGGCACGGGGCTCCGGGAAAATGCGAGCGGAGATTGAGCAACTGGCCGCGCTGCTGCCCTATGCATCGGGGCACGCGGGGCTGGCGTTCTATTCGTCCAGCGTGTGGGGGCCCGTCATGAAGGACATTCACGAGGAGGCACTGCGCTACCCGGGCCTGGACGTGACCCACGGGCAGCGAGCGCTGGGCGCACGAGTGGACGGGGTGCACTGGCTCAATTTCCTGGGCCCAGAAGTGTTGGTGCAGGTGGGCGGAGCCGAGGCGCTCCGCTCCCGGCTGCACGCGCCGACCACCACGGTGACAGCCCTGGAGGAAGAACGAGCTTTGGTGGTACTGAGCCCGGAGCCCGAAGCGGGAGACGTGAGCCAAGGCAACACGTTACCGGCCTGGCGCGAACTGGCACGTGTGCTTGAGCCCTGGCTCCTCCCCTTCCCCCATTACCTGTCCTGGCGGGATTGTCCTCCTGACACTGCACGCCGCTGGTGGCGGCGATTCCTCGATTGA
- a CDS encoding cytochrome P450 has translation MNTAVTSSPPASVREAPGGLPLLGHALRLVRSPLDYLQSLSGLGDIVQLRVGPSPLYVVTSPECIHQVLVTQAESFERGRIFDKATVAIGKGLIVSNGAFHRRQRKLLQPGFHRPRIHGYMETIHRQVGAQIAGWSPGAHLSLREEMHRLTLNSVTRTLFGANTEERITAEIGDYIDAANSWVGLHTLLSGRFFERLPMPINRAFVRKKARFNEILDEFIESRRADGRDQGDLLSALLASQDDETGQGMSDEQLRMEISGLFVAGSETTATALTWLFYEVGRHPEVEARLHAEVDAVLGGRAITPDDLPRLQYLQNVISETLRRHSPIWVFTRRTTRALELAGTHLPAGAEVIISPMMVHRNPHLYSEPLRFDPDRWLPERMQEIPRHAFIPFGDGKHKCIGDYFARTEMVIAVATIAARWRLVPVPGHRVREVPRAVLRPNQVLMTAVPRSSTPVS, from the coding sequence ATGAACACCGCCGTGACCTCGTCTCCCCCCGCCTCCGTCAGGGAGGCGCCAGGCGGGTTGCCGCTGCTTGGCCATGCTCTCCGGCTGGTTCGCTCCCCTCTCGATTATCTGCAGTCGTTGAGTGGACTCGGTGACATTGTCCAGCTCCGGGTCGGGCCCTCTCCCTTGTATGTGGTTACTTCTCCTGAGTGCATCCATCAGGTGCTGGTCACCCAGGCCGAGAGTTTCGAGAGGGGGCGCATCTTCGACAAGGCGACAGTCGCCATCGGCAAGGGGCTCATTGTCTCCAACGGAGCTTTTCACCGGCGGCAACGAAAACTCCTACAGCCGGGGTTCCACCGGCCGCGCATCCACGGCTACATGGAGACGATCCACCGGCAAGTGGGCGCGCAGATTGCCGGATGGTCGCCGGGTGCCCACCTCTCGTTGCGTGAGGAGATGCATCGTCTGACGCTCAATTCGGTCACCCGGACGTTGTTCGGCGCGAACACCGAGGAGCGCATCACCGCCGAGATCGGCGACTACATCGACGCCGCCAACTCATGGGTGGGGCTCCACACCCTGCTGTCTGGCCGTTTCTTCGAGCGGCTGCCAATGCCAATCAACCGGGCCTTCGTGCGCAAGAAGGCCCGGTTCAATGAGATCCTCGATGAGTTCATCGAATCGCGGCGCGCGGATGGCCGTGACCAGGGAGATCTGCTGTCCGCGTTGTTGGCGTCACAGGATGACGAGACCGGCCAGGGGATGAGCGATGAACAGCTCCGGATGGAGATCTCCGGTCTGTTCGTTGCCGGGTCCGAGACCACGGCGACCGCGTTGACCTGGCTCTTCTACGAAGTGGGACGCCACCCCGAGGTGGAAGCGCGGCTCCATGCCGAGGTGGACGCCGTGCTGGGTGGCAGGGCCATCACCCCGGACGACCTGCCCCGGTTGCAGTACCTCCAGAACGTGATCTCCGAGACGCTGCGCCGGCACTCGCCCATCTGGGTGTTCACGAGGCGTACCACCCGTGCCCTGGAACTGGCGGGCACCCACCTGCCGGCCGGGGCCGAGGTCATCATCAGCCCGATGATGGTCCACCGCAACCCACATCTCTACTCCGAGCCGTTGCGGTTCGACCCCGACCGGTGGTTGCCGGAACGGATGCAGGAGATTCCGCGTCACGCCTTCATTCCCTTCGGGGACGGGAAACACAAGTGCATCGGTGACTACTTCGCCCGCACCGAGATGGTGATCGCCGTCGCCACCATCGCCGCCCGGTGGCGGCTCGTCCCGGTGCCCGGCCACCGCGTTCGGGAGGTTCCCCGCGCGGTCTTGCGACCCAACCAGGTCCTGATGACCGCCGTTCCCCGTTCCTCCACACCTGTTTCCTAG
- a CDS encoding DUF6068 family protein — MRMRFPFRSSVPLGMALVLLAGCQGMKSGGLAPTPPEPPIPSATSPWQRARVGDAVTYTFSAWQGAAPGGTARSLRGLVTLEVVAVQQPWVWVDVSFTDEAGKPLAPVWLAWPQLLPVRSDVTRPIEVPPLGKPAAERPTVAGRAWDAQRFEKDSRPVDGPLVSRVYATEPGPLYLTRGLLSARTETAGFHVPGGSEWTLRDFREGSSTASPAAPALERPLGSGTYYDRRLEQGPTPTLTRVCFGAERGYLLRTEAPLDTQAAPCTNFAEAEPEPLEEVLTGLVWEAVAVPWPPATAAAGTRGTFEAEGHAVPALTAQRTENDGSTQRVLSETYAADPWSPTLAGLAREARFQPLAESTERVEKGGKREFEGGSRLVRWGSWLSGAK, encoded by the coding sequence ATGCGAATGCGTTTCCCTTTCCGCTCCTCCGTGCCCCTGGGCATGGCGCTCGTCCTGCTCGCAGGATGCCAGGGCATGAAGTCCGGTGGCCTCGCCCCCACCCCTCCAGAGCCCCCCATCCCCTCGGCGACGTCCCCGTGGCAGCGCGCTCGGGTGGGGGATGCCGTCACCTACACCTTCTCGGCCTGGCAGGGCGCGGCCCCGGGTGGCACGGCCCGCTCGCTGCGTGGCCTGGTGACGCTCGAGGTGGTGGCCGTGCAGCAGCCCTGGGTGTGGGTGGACGTGTCCTTCACGGACGAGGCCGGCAAGCCCCTCGCCCCGGTATGGCTCGCCTGGCCGCAACTGCTGCCGGTGCGCTCGGACGTGACGCGCCCGATTGAAGTGCCCCCCCTGGGCAAGCCCGCCGCCGAGCGCCCCACCGTCGCCGGCCGAGCCTGGGACGCCCAGCGCTTCGAGAAGGACTCGCGCCCGGTGGATGGCCCGCTCGTCTCGCGCGTGTACGCCACCGAGCCCGGACCGCTCTACCTCACCCGGGGGCTGCTCAGCGCGCGCACGGAGACCGCGGGCTTCCACGTCCCGGGCGGCAGCGAGTGGACGCTGCGCGACTTCCGCGAGGGCTCGTCCACGGCCAGCCCCGCCGCGCCCGCGCTGGAGCGTCCCCTGGGCTCCGGCACCTATTATGACCGGCGCCTGGAGCAAGGCCCCACGCCCACCCTGACGCGCGTGTGCTTCGGCGCCGAGCGCGGCTATCTCCTGCGCACCGAGGCCCCGCTGGACACCCAGGCCGCGCCGTGCACGAACTTCGCCGAGGCCGAGCCCGAGCCCCTCGAGGAGGTGTTGACGGGACTGGTGTGGGAAGCGGTGGCCGTGCCATGGCCCCCCGCCACCGCGGCCGCCGGTACGCGCGGCACCTTCGAGGCCGAGGGCCACGCGGTGCCCGCGCTCACGGCGCAGCGCACGGAGAACGACGGGAGCACCCAGCGCGTCCTCTCGGAGACGTACGCGGCCGACCCGTGGTCCCCCACGCTGGCGGGGCTGGCGCGCGAGGCGCGCTTCCAGCCGCTCGCCGAGAGCACCGAGCGCGTGGAGAAGGGCGGCAAGCGCGAGTTCGAGGGCGGCTCCCGGCTCGTGCGCTGGGGCTCCTGGTTGAGCGGCGCGAAGTAG
- a CDS encoding terpene synthase family protein, translating to MDTQRAAIEFRFPFPRDLSPDIEQAQRHSVEWARQMGLATTDFALGQLEAWNWGRLTGHCLPTGRGDILDLATEWITWGFLYDDQFAGPLGNQPERVARITENMIGVLYSTSGTPGENAAARGIADILQRLTPKMSATWMARFRDHLKWYLIGVLRMTTFRNRLGEIDTRTAFELRRLDIGMNAMIDFIEVAEGFEVPASVIGASQLQALRQCVVDIVLLQNDVFSLPKDRHQQEVNVVLAMERAEKLTTAQALERTAALVDETVQRFLTVKAGMPVLYDTLGLGATDRARLDRYIHCLELMAHGSVYSHAECVRYSTRPEHTRPIAGRGFIQDLHLDAGIELAHELTRTNRG from the coding sequence ATGGACACCCAGCGTGCCGCGATCGAGTTCCGGTTTCCGTTCCCTCGTGACCTCAGTCCCGACATCGAACAGGCCCAACGTCACAGCGTCGAATGGGCCCGCCAGATGGGATTGGCCACCACAGACTTCGCGCTCGGGCAACTGGAGGCGTGGAATTGGGGTCGTCTCACCGGGCACTGTCTACCCACCGGGCGCGGTGACATCCTGGACCTGGCCACGGAGTGGATCACCTGGGGATTCCTCTATGACGACCAGTTCGCCGGCCCTCTCGGGAACCAGCCGGAGCGGGTGGCCCGAATCACCGAGAACATGATTGGCGTTCTCTACTCCACGTCCGGGACTCCGGGGGAGAACGCGGCCGCGCGAGGCATCGCGGACATCCTCCAGCGGCTCACCCCGAAGATGTCCGCGACCTGGATGGCCCGGTTCCGCGATCACTTGAAATGGTACCTCATCGGGGTGCTGCGGATGACCACCTTCCGCAACCGCCTCGGCGAGATCGACACCCGGACCGCGTTCGAGCTCCGTCGCCTCGATATTGGCATGAACGCCATGATTGACTTCATCGAGGTCGCGGAGGGCTTCGAGGTGCCCGCGTCTGTCATTGGAGCCAGCCAGCTCCAGGCGCTGCGCCAATGCGTGGTCGACATCGTGCTGCTACAGAACGACGTCTTCTCCCTGCCCAAGGACCGGCACCAGCAAGAGGTCAACGTGGTCCTCGCCATGGAACGCGCGGAGAAGCTCACCACCGCCCAGGCACTGGAACGCACCGCGGCCCTGGTCGACGAGACGGTCCAGCGGTTCCTCACCGTCAAGGCTGGGATGCCCGTCCTCTACGACACCCTCGGTCTTGGCGCTACCGACCGTGCCCGTCTGGACCGGTACATCCACTGTCTCGAGCTCATGGCTCACGGCTCCGTCTATTCACATGCCGAGTGCGTCCGTTATTCCACCAGGCCCGAACACACCCGACCCATCGCGGGCCGGGGCTTCATCCAGGATCTGCACCTGGACGCGGGCATCGAGCTGGCGCACGAACTCACCCGAACGAACCGGGGGTGA
- a CDS encoding rhomboid family intramembrane serine protease has protein sequence MIPLSDDNPTLRSPVITYLFLGAIGATWVLVQGAGLNPLVLATSVCNLGLVPGELTGLAPEGFPVQIGEGLACVVDREPINTLTPLTSMFLHGSWSHLLGNCLFFWVFGNNVEDSMGRLRFIVFYIVCGLAAAAAQVLVDPASPIPMVGASGAISGVMGAYLLLYPSVRVNMLFIFIIFFKVIPLPAWMVLLYWFGLQVITGLPQLNSLSAEGGSGVAVWAHVGGFVAGLVLIKFFENPRLTRQRSGWRHRLHPDHP, from the coding sequence ATGATTCCTCTCAGTGACGACAACCCCACGCTCCGCAGTCCCGTCATCACCTACCTGTTCCTCGGCGCCATCGGCGCCACCTGGGTGCTCGTCCAGGGAGCGGGCTTGAATCCCCTGGTGCTGGCCACCAGCGTGTGCAACCTCGGGCTCGTGCCGGGCGAGCTCACCGGCCTGGCCCCCGAGGGCTTCCCCGTACAAATCGGAGAGGGCCTCGCGTGCGTGGTGGACCGCGAGCCCATCAACACCCTCACGCCCCTCACCTCCATGTTCCTGCATGGCAGTTGGAGCCACCTCCTCGGCAACTGCCTCTTCTTCTGGGTGTTCGGCAACAACGTGGAAGACAGCATGGGGCGGCTGCGCTTCATCGTCTTCTACATCGTGTGTGGCCTGGCGGCGGCGGCGGCGCAGGTGCTCGTGGACCCCGCCTCGCCCATCCCCATGGTGGGAGCCTCGGGCGCCATCTCCGGTGTCATGGGGGCCTACCTGCTGCTCTACCCGAGCGTGCGGGTGAACATGCTCTTCATCTTCATCATCTTCTTCAAGGTGATCCCCCTGCCCGCGTGGATGGTGCTCCTCTATTGGTTCGGTCTCCAGGTCATCACCGGCCTGCCCCAGCTCAACTCCCTGAGCGCCGAGGGCGGCAGTGGCGTGGCGGTGTGGGCCCACGTGGGTGGCTTCGTCGCGGGGCTCGTCCTCATCAAGTTCTTCGAGAACCCCCGCCTCACCCGTCAGCGCTCGGGATGGCGGCACCGCCTGCACCCCGACCATCCGTGA
- a CDS encoding monalysin family beta-barrel pore-forming toxin, whose amino-acid sequence MSHEKPVSVTQQDSGFLELRNVSDFLRHQKSAVTAPNIVTGQLNSTSYPWAVGGDVGIDSCLENQDPPPGCWVDGETVYGDIYIKTQSWGTYTRPIFAYLKYVNTYTYPSGATHHYATTQTVGLTETFTKEVNASYSVGANIDIVNTSSSIETGFSKSSSWSQQTIQSWTATLQGPATFYIYQVALVYAHCATKAGKSCASSFKYQRTRVINESRTDLYYLSSISKKDMVILSKPLIPLSWDQVQQYVLIDNWNTWYFDYSAHGDPFRRY is encoded by the coding sequence ATGAGCCACGAAAAACCCGTGAGCGTGACCCAGCAAGACTCCGGCTTTCTGGAGCTGAGGAATGTGAGCGACTTCCTCCGGCATCAGAAATCGGCGGTCACCGCGCCGAACATCGTCACGGGCCAGCTCAACTCGACGAGCTATCCCTGGGCCGTGGGCGGTGACGTCGGCATCGACTCGTGCCTCGAGAACCAGGATCCGCCGCCGGGATGCTGGGTGGATGGCGAGACCGTCTATGGCGACATCTACATCAAGACCCAGAGCTGGGGCACCTACACGCGGCCGATCTTCGCCTACCTGAAGTACGTGAACACGTATACCTATCCGAGCGGCGCCACCCACCACTACGCCACGACCCAGACCGTGGGCCTCACGGAGACCTTCACGAAGGAGGTCAACGCGAGCTACTCGGTGGGCGCCAACATCGACATCGTCAATACCAGCTCCAGCATCGAGACCGGGTTCTCGAAGTCGTCGTCCTGGTCCCAGCAGACGATCCAGAGCTGGACCGCGACGCTGCAGGGGCCCGCGACCTTCTATATCTATCAGGTCGCGCTGGTGTACGCCCACTGCGCCACGAAGGCGGGCAAGAGCTGCGCCTCCAGCTTCAAGTACCAGCGCACCCGTGTCATCAATGAGTCGCGGACCGATCTCTACTACCTCTCGTCCATCAGCAAGAAGGACATGGTGATTTTGAGCAAACCCCTCATCCCGCTGAGCTGGGATCAGGTCCAGCAATACGTGCTGATCGACAACTGGAACACCTGGTACTTCGACTACAGCGCCCACGGCGATCCGTTCCGCCGTTACTAG
- a CDS encoding YdeI/OmpD-associated family protein, whose translation MKPPSKPPSKPTFFATPADWRAWLEKHHDQQPELLVGFYKRDSGRPSITWPESVDQALCFGWIDGVRKRHDEHSYTIRFTPRKPRSIWSSVNIQRVQELIEQELMRPAGLRAFEARSAERSGIYSHEQEDIALPEAYDKQLKANKKAWSFFQAQAPWYQRSALHWITSAKKEETRLKRLATLLQDSAEGRTVQPFTRTTKTSK comes from the coding sequence ATGAAGCCGCCCTCGAAGCCCCCGTCGAAACCGACCTTCTTCGCGACTCCCGCCGACTGGCGTGCCTGGCTCGAGAAGCACCATGACCAGCAGCCGGAGTTGCTGGTTGGGTTCTACAAGAGGGATTCGGGCCGCCCCAGCATCACGTGGCCCGAGTCGGTGGATCAGGCGCTGTGTTTTGGCTGGATAGACGGGGTGCGCAAGCGGCACGACGAGCACAGCTACACCATCCGCTTCACTCCCCGGAAGCCACGCAGCATCTGGAGCAGCGTCAACATCCAACGCGTCCAGGAACTCATCGAGCAGGAATTGATGCGTCCCGCGGGCCTGCGAGCCTTCGAGGCCCGGTCGGCGGAGCGCTCGGGAATCTATTCCCACGAGCAGGAAGACATCGCGCTGCCCGAGGCCTATGACAAGCAATTGAAGGCGAACAAGAAGGCCTGGAGCTTCTTCCAGGCGCAGGCGCCCTGGTACCAGCGATCGGCCCTCCACTGGATCACGAGCGCCAAGAAGGAAGAGACGCGGCTCAAGCGGCTCGCCACCCTCCTCCAGGACTCCGCGGAGGGACGTACCGTGCAACCCTTCACCCGGACGACCAAGACGTCGAAGTGA
- a CDS encoding alpha/beta fold hydrolase, with the protein MNAIFSRPVSLPGLRMQALEAGPAQGPLVLLLHGFPELSESWREVMGPLAAAGLRVVAPDLRGYGDTERPETGYDLDTLARDVVHLARHLSPGRPVHLVGHDWGGTIAFYVAAHHPEVVDRLAVVNAPHPALLVREMVKPAQMLRSWYSFFFQLPWLPERLLSAGGGVLVSWMLRRQMVDASRVPPGRLAEYEAHFSRPEAARPPITYYRELFRFLFTPGGRRRLLATPRARAPLMLIWGERDPALGEAFTRGLEPYFEQRPVVRLLPEEGHTLPLEAPDKVASLLLEHFRAARPTSDVEVVDVRAREQERELHPPA; encoded by the coding sequence ATGAACGCCATCTTCTCCCGTCCCGTCTCGCTGCCCGGTCTCCGCATGCAGGCCCTGGAGGCGGGGCCCGCCCAGGGGCCCCTCGTGCTCCTGCTCCATGGGTTTCCCGAATTGTCCGAGAGCTGGCGCGAGGTGATGGGCCCGCTGGCGGCGGCGGGCTTGCGCGTCGTCGCGCCGGACCTGCGCGGCTATGGCGACACGGAGCGGCCCGAGACGGGCTACGACCTGGACACCCTGGCGAGGGATGTCGTCCACCTGGCGCGGCACCTGAGTCCGGGCCGGCCGGTGCACCTCGTGGGGCATGACTGGGGCGGCACCATCGCCTTCTACGTGGCCGCCCATCACCCGGAGGTGGTGGACCGGCTGGCCGTGGTCAACGCCCCGCATCCGGCGCTGCTCGTGCGCGAGATGGTCAAACCCGCGCAGATGCTGCGCTCCTGGTACTCCTTCTTCTTCCAACTGCCGTGGTTGCCCGAGCGGTTGTTGTCCGCGGGGGGCGGTGTCCTGGTGTCCTGGATGCTGCGGCGGCAGATGGTGGACGCCTCGCGCGTGCCTCCGGGAAGGTTGGCGGAGTACGAGGCCCACTTCTCGAGGCCCGAGGCGGCGCGCCCGCCCATCACCTACTACCGCGAGCTGTTCCGCTTCCTTTTCACGCCCGGGGGCCGGCGCCGGCTGCTCGCCACGCCGCGTGCGCGCGCTCCCCTGATGCTCATCTGGGGCGAGCGGGATCCCGCCCTGGGCGAGGCGTTCACCCGGGGCCTGGAGCCATACTTCGAGCAGCGCCCCGTCGTGCGTCTGCTGCCGGAGGAGGGCCACACCCTGCCGCTCGAGGCGCCGGACAAGGTGGCGTCGCTGCTGCTCGAGCACTTCCGTGCCGCGCGTCCCACGAGCGACGTGGAGGTGGTGGACGTGCGCGCCCGGGAGCAGGAGCGCGAGCTCCATCCCCCGGCGTGA